A window of Pullulanibacillus sp. KACC 23026 genomic DNA:
GATTTAAGATCATCGTTTTACTTACGATTCCTTGGAATTTATTTTTTATGTCGACTACTGGTATGGCCGAATATCCTGATTTGACAAGAACAAGCAAAGCGTGTTCTAGTGGGTTATTCGATTGAACGACTGCTACTTGCTCATCAGGAATGATCAAATCCATTATATTCTTATTAATGACATCACACTCTTTTAGTCGTTTCAAGGTCTGTCAACTCCTTTTCCTTCAAAACCATGAAAGCCTTTTCACAACCATACAATAGTTTATCACAAACAGCTTGTTCAGGTCATGATCTTTTCCATCCATTTTTTTATTTCTGGATGCCATTAGTTCTTCTCCAATTAGAGAATTACCCCTATATCCTATTCATAAAACCTTAAGAATATCTTAAAACGAATTCAATGAGGTCTGAAGAGTGACTGATTCACTTTCTATTATTTTTTAGAAAACTATGTCGAATTCATGTAAGTTTTGGCGAATCTATTTAAATGTTTTCTTGATTATAGGATAATGACTTGAAGTGACTTTTCTATTAAATCGAGAGGAGACGGCTCAAATGCGCGACGAGATTGAAAAAAAACGACAACAGCTTATTCTTATCGCGAATAAGTATGGATTAAATGCTGAATTGACGCTGAAATGCAGTCGCGAATTAGACCGCCTTCTTGACAATTATCAAGAAAAAACACTACTTTCTAATAAAAATATAAATAGTGCCACTAACTAAAAGCCTAATCCTGTTTAAATCCTCATACCTTAAACTTTAGAAAAGGAGCTTTCCCATTGAAATGGGTACCGCTCTTTTTTTATACCCTTTTTCTCATAAATAATGATCAATATGTAAAAAATAAAGTATTCTAGGCATCCTGAGGAGGCGAATTTATGAAAGACGATCATACCCTTGATTATGTCTTGGAATCTCTGTCAAATTGGGTGGATACTCATCATAAAGCAAAAGCGCTTTACGAAAAACTTATGCACCATTCCTACAAAAATGAAGAGGACTTTGCCAGAGCCCTCTCAGCCGAAGAGGCTCACTTTTTGTCCGACGTCCTTTCAGAAGAAATCAACTATGCCGAGCAAGCTGGAGACAAAGTACGACTTGGACAGTTGAACGACATGTACGAACAGCTTTATTAAGTTTCTAACCGATTCGTTCCGATTGGTGTCCTTTTCAAAAATGGCTGCTTAGTGATCCTGATCAAAATGGCTGCCATGATCATGACGGGGTTATCCAAGCCCCTTTACCTTGTTTCCTTAACAACTTTCGAACTTTTGGATAAATGCCGCGGCTGACCGTCCGCACTGCTTTAGGATCGATCTATTTGAATCCGTTCTTTTTTAGCGAGGGGACCTTCCCCTTGCTTTTTCTTTAGAATTGGACTTCCTCAAGGTGAAAACGGGTTTCCATAAGTTGCGCCTATTGGTAGGCCTACCTTTTATTTTAACTTTTTTAAAAACCCTCTTGTATAACGACAAACGTGTCATTTATAATAACGACATAGGTGTCATTTTTATTTGGAGGAGGTTCTTTCATGAACCCGCAATTGTTAAAAAGTAAATCCTATAAGGCCCTAATTTCCGCACAGACGGTCAGCAACCTCGGCGATTGGCTTTACATTTTAGGCTTAATGGCTTTAGTCGGAATTAAATGGCACGGGTCCCCTCTTGAGGTCTCACTTGCCATGCTCATGATGTCACTGCCCTCTATTCTCTTTGGCTCACTTGCTGGAACGTTGGCCGACCGAATGGACCGCAAATTCTTAATGGTCCTCTCCGATCTCACACGGGCTGCGATCATGGTTGGAATTGTAGTTGCCTCCCAATTGTTTGAAGTGTATCTCCTTGTCGCACTCCTCTCCCTTTTCTCGACTCTATTTGAACCTGCCAAACAAGGCAAATTAAAAGAAATTGTGGCTGAAGAGTTGCTGCAATCAGCCGTCTCCACCAGTCAGTTAATAAATAATGGCGCAAAAATAGTAGGTCCAATTATTGGCGGTGCCTTAATTGCTATCACGAGTGTCACTTGGGCTTTTTATATTGACGCCTGCTCGTTTCTCGTTTCCGCCTTGTGCTTGACTTTCTTGCCTAAGACAGAGCGATTCAGCCAAACAAAAGAAACGCCAAACGAAACAAAGACCTCAAAATCAAGCTTCGTCCACCAGCTTGCTGAGGGCTTCCGCTTTCTCAAAACCACACCGACGCTTCTCGTTGGTGTCGTCATGTTCAGTCTTGTCATGTTTGTTCTCCAAATTTCTGATTCCCAATTTATTGTCCTTTTTAGAGAAATTCACGGATCCAGCATCAATATATTAGGCTGGCTCATGGCGGGAAGCGGTCTAGGCGTTGTATTAGCCTCGATTTATTTAAACAAGAAAGAAATCACTTCCTTTATTGGTTTATTGGCCATTAGCAGCGTCGTCCTCGGACTTGGCTATATGGGCATAACGGCTGGAATCCATATGCCCATTACCATGATCGAGATCCTTTATCCGATTGGCGGTGTGGTGGTCGGGTTTTGCTTTGGGCTTTCTCTCATTCCATTTGAAGTTATGGTCCAAAAACAAACCCCCGAACAATTTACAGGACGTGTATTTGGTACAATCGGGAGTTTGACAACACTTTCTGTTATTTTGGGGACATCAACCGGAGGAGTGCTTTCACAATTCTTCGGTGTCCATTTGACGTATTACCTGGCAGGTGGATTACTTGTTCTTGTTGGACTCGTTGTTTATAGTAAACGTAAGTCATTAGAAAGAGGGAATCGCAATGCCCAAGGTGAGCCCGGAACACTTCAAGAAACGGCGGGCCGAAATTCTTGAAGCCGCTAAGAAGGTATTTACCAAAAAGGGATTCGAGCCGACAACCATGCAGGATGTGGTGAAGGAATCAGGGATGAGCCGTGGCGGTGTTTATCAATATTTTTCAAGTCCTGAAGAGATGTTTATTGCCATACGCGAAGACGGCTTCGAAGCGTTTGACAATTACTTAAGGGAGTTATTAGACACACATGAAACCGTGTGGGATGCTCTATTGGCCTATGTTAACAATTATATTTACGAACCCGAAAGTGAAGGAATTTCTTTCGGCCTCGTCTCTTATGAATATTCGGTTGTCTCTTGGCGAAATGAACAGCATCGTCAGGTTATCTTAAACCAAGCGCTAAAAGCGACTGAAACGTTTAAGGACTTTCTGCAAGTGGGAGTAGACCGCGGAGAATTTACTCCCCTTTATTCTCTAGAAGCGATTGCTTTATTTATTTTTAATGTCACAGACGGCCTTCTTCTTCATGCCGTTTTTGCTTCCGAAAGTGCCAATCATTTGTATATCAATGAACAAGTGGCCAGTCTTATTTTATATCTAAGAACCGCCCTGCAAATTAGAGAATAAATAACTTTTGATTTGCGTTTTTAATAAAACGTCAAGAGATTTGCTAGGAAATTTAACATTAAATTTCGGTATCTTTAGATGAATGCAATCATAAATTGATGGTGTCTCATTTTTTGGCAGTCAAAAAGACTGGATGTCGATGACTCACCAGTCTTCTTGGATGTCCATTCCCGCTTATGCCGGGCTGACTTGCTCTCTTGAACCGTAAATACATTCGATTAACCGCCCCATAATAATAGGTGCTTTTTCACCTTCTATAATCAGTAGGAGTTCATCTTGATCTGCCGTTAAAACAAACAGAATAAGTTCAGTCATTCTATGTATCTGACAGACTGATTCATTGTGGTAGAGAAACAAACGTTGTCCCGACTTCGAGCAAATGGAATAGAAATCAATGAGCTTTGGAAGATCAAAATCAGATGCTCTAATCTGATATGATAGGATGCTTTTCATGTTGTCATACTTCCTTTCGTGTAATCTCTCTTCTTTTATTTTCCCACAAAAAGAAACTGGACTGTACCGGTTAATTTTGTCGAATCTTATATAACTTTCGAGTTTTTTCGAGTAAAATCAGCGGATTATGGTCTTTATTCTCAAAAAAAGCGATGCCTTTTGGCATCGCTTTTTTGCAACCTGAGAAGTATGAACCTCTGAATCTTGAACCAAACTAACATCAATTCAAGATAACTGGAGGTTTTTCGTTTGTATCCTACACAGCCTTATTTTAATAAAGAACAAAAAGAAAAAACCATTGTTCATACCTTCCCGCCGCAACATCAATCCCAGATGCCCGGGCATGAGCATGAAATGAATCCTTTACCAATTGCCGATAACCCCTCCTACAAAGCAAGCGGAAAATTAAAAAATAAAATAGCGATCATTACTGGAGGAGACAGCGGCATCGGCCGTGCCGTGGCCATCACTTTTGCCAAAGAGGGGGCGAAGGTTGCGATCGTCTATTTCAATGAAAAAGAGGATGCCGAGGCAACCAAACAGATGATCAACGCTTACGGCGGACAATGCCTTTTGATTGAAAAAGACCTGCGTGAAGAAACAAGCGCCGAGGAGGCGGTTAAAGAAACCTTAGCCCAATACGGCGCCCCCCATATTCTTGTTAATAATTGTGCGGTCCAATACCCACAGAAGTCGATCCTTCAGATTACAAAAGAACAGCTTTACAAAACCTTTGAGACCAACTTTTTTTCTTACTTTTTTATGGCTAAAGCGGTCTTACCGCATATGACGGCAGGAGCATCCATTATTAATACAGCATCGATCACGGCTTATAAAGGAAACAAGACGCTCATCGATTACAGTTCGACGAAAGGCGCGATTGTGTCCTTTACCCGGTCTCTATCCTTAGCGCTTGCCGAAGAGGATATTCGAGTGAATGCGGTGGCACCAGGGCCAATATGGACACCGTTAATTCCTGCTTCCTTTGATGCGGACAAGGTTAGCCAATTTGGAAACAACACGCCAATGAAGCGTGCCGGACAACCCTTTGAACTCGCACCTGCCTATGTGTACCTCGCCAGTGATGATTCCCGTTTCATGAGCGGACAAGTTCTTCATATTAATGGCGGCGATATTGTTAATGGTTAACACTTAAGAAGGTTTTTTATAAAATTTCTTTAAAATGAAATGGGTTCACTATAGTGGGAGGTATCTGCATATAGGAGAATGTCAGATTCCTCTCCATCGAAATCAATAACGGTTAAGCATGTACTGTGGATGAACGGACCCTCCCACAATTTCTCTAGCGGGCGATTTTCAAAATAAGCCATGAGCGTCTTCAAAACGACCGCATGTGTGACAAGAAGAATGTCTCGATCCTTATTTTCTTGGAGAATGCTTTTCATTCTTGGAAGCACTCGATTTCTCAGATCATAAAAATCTTCCCCGTTTGCTGCTTTATATAAGTGGGGTTCTTGCCAAAAATGCTTTGAACGAATAGGGTCATGTCTTTCAATATCCGCCTTCAATTGACCTTCCCAATCACCGAGATCCATCTCTAGGAAATGCTCGTCTTGAATAATGGGGAGCTGGTGTTTCACATTTAATAGCGTTGCCGTCTTAAGCGCTCTTTCACTTGGACTCGATATCACGATATCGATCGATTTATTCTCAAGGCGAGAAGCAAGCTCCTCGGCCTGCCGTATGCCACGTTCTGTTAAGTGGGAATTAGCCCTGCCTTGCAGACGTTGTTCTCTATTCCATACTGTTTCACCATGACGGGTCAAATATAACCGTCCCATGCTTGTCACTCCTTCTTCTAATAAATATCAGGACAATACTCTATGATCATTTAACCCAAACCTTACTATACTTACATTTCGATAAAGCTATCCCCATTCCCTTCTCATGTCGAAAGGTCATTAGAATTAGAAAAGTGAAAGCGCCACAAGGTGGGAACAGATCTCGTCCAACAGTCGTCTAAAAAAAAGAACCCAAGAGGGGCTAAAAAGAACCTTGCCCCTTTTGGGTTCATTCATGGATGAATTGAATGATGGCTTCTGCAACTTCTTTAGGACGTTCTTCCGGAAGCAAGTGACCGGTTTCTTCAAAAACTTTCAATTCAGCCTGTTTCATTTCTTTTTTAAAACGTTCCCCAATCTCTAACGGAACAATTCGATCTTGTCTTCCCCATAACAATAGAACCGGCTGTTCAATCTCCCCAACTTCTGGTGTCGTCAAATCGCCTTCTCGATCTTGTATAAGTCTCGTCAAAGAGTGATAAAACGCCTTTTCTCTTAAAGGCTTTTTGTAACCTTCCATCATTTCCTCTGTAATTATAGAAGGGTCATGAGTCACATCCAAAAAAGTCTTCATAGCATTATACTTTTGAAAGTATAGTCTCAAGAAGAAAGGAAAAAAAGGAATTTTAGTCGCCATTCTTAGCTGTTTTTTTACCGGCCCCATATAACCTGCAGCCGATAAACCGATTACTTTTTCCACCCGCTTAGGGTCCTTTCTAGCGGCACGAAAGCAAATCTGGCCCCCCATCGAATGCCCGACCAATATGACATGATCTCTATTAAAATAAGTTAAAATGGCAAGCAAAGTTTCCGCATAATTATCCAGGGAATGCTCGTAGTGTTTCGATTTTTCACTTTTGCCAAAGCCAGGCAAATCTATGGATAGAATGGAGAAGTGAGGCTCTAAGTAAGGAATAAGGTCTCTAAAGCTAAATAACGAAGAGAGGTACCCATGTACAAGAAGTAAGGTGGGATGTTGACCATCTAACGGCTTTCCCTTCACTTCATAATATATGTTAACATCCTTTATTTTAATATAAGGGGACATATCCTACACCCTTTCTATATCCATTTATGACATAAACAGTTTATATGTATTATTAGTATTAAATATCCAGTGAGGTGGTGTAAGACCACTTTCCATTATTTTCTGTCTCACCCTGTACATCCGAATGAACAAAAGGGGAAGTTTAATCTTATGGGAGTGATAAGGATGACAAAATCAACCGCTTTTCAAAATAAAGGAATGGATCATCAAAGCCTCAATTCTGACCAACTTAAATACGAGATAGCAAAAGAGCATCATATTCCCTTAAAAAAGGGGGACAATGGGAACCTGACCGCTAAACAGGCTGGGACCGTCGGAGGGCATATTGGCGGCCCAATGGTTCATGAACTCATTAAGCGAGCTAAACAACAGCTTTCGACCTCAAACAAAACCGATTAGGCATTTGGGAAAACTTTAGTTTTAACCACCTGATTATTCACTTTTAAATAAGCCTATTTTCCCAAAGTCCATCTAATATATAGATGTTATAATAAGTCAGGTAGTAGATTTTTTCGACATTATTAAGCTTTTATTTTGTTACATTCTCTTACCCTTATGTTTGCCAGGATGCTTATCCTGGCTTTTTTTATTGGATAAAAAGAATCCGATCCCTTTTTTCTAGACGGGTCGGATTCAATTTAAATGAAAGCTTAAATTTATTGCATCAAGAGAGCCATCATTTCTTTATAACGCGATTTGACTTCCTCAAGAGTCAGTGGAAAAGAACTTGTAATCTGATAGAACAGTTCATCATCATAACGAAGCCAAACCCCAAACTCCCTCTTAATGGCTCTTTCTGCGTCTGAAAATTGATTAAAGGTCTGCCCCCATTTCTTGCCTTGGTACAGGACCTCCCACTGATTGACTCCCAATTTCCGAATAAACAGTTTGTCTCCCTTACGATTCGCGTAACAGGTTCCAAATTCGGATTCTTTCTGGTTAAACTCATTTCGCTCAGGATCTGGTTTAATCGGTGCCATAGAAAAGGTTTCTTGCATGAAGGTCTTAAAGGCCGCCTCCGTCAGTTCAGCACCAGATGCTTTCGGGTGACCGCCGCCGCCATATTTAGAGGCGAGTACAGATACATCGATGGCATCATGAATGGTACGAAAACTTAACCCTTTAGTCCCAGGATTGACCATTGTAATCAAATCTAAATGCGGATAAGCTTCATTCAATAAATTTCCTAATTCCGATTGATACTGTTCCGCATAAACCACTCCGACACAGTAATTGTCGATTGTCGTCTGAACAACTTGTCTTTTCTTAGAATTAATGTACCGGTCTACTTTCTTCTCTTCTACACGCAACAAGGTTTCTTCTGTATCACTAAAGGAGAAGGAGACCGTTTCATTGGTCAAACGTGTCACCATTTCCGCTTCAAAAAGCTCACGGCCAATCAGTCCATACAAGCTATTCAGTTGTTTAGCTTGATAAGTCCCTCTTTCATCCCATTCCCAAGTGTCGTATTGACGTACCCAATCAATATAAGTATCAAGTGCTTCTGTTTCCCCTAATTTATTATTGGTCTTTAAATCTTCATAGAAAAGTGACGCAGCCGATGTCTTTCTCCCCGTTATATCTTCAGGCTTTACATCTGCCCAAGAAAACTCATTTAGAAACAGAGCTGTTCCGTGGTGATCAATTAATTTAACAGCCTGGCCCTTTTTAACCGCATCATTAACGAGCTTAGCTACCTCAGGGCTTACTGATAAATCCGTAATGATGAGTTTCGTGCTGTCCTCAATCTTTTGGAGTGTCTCTTTCACACGTTGGTCGACCCATCTTGGCGTTGTGTAGAGAACCTCTGCCGCTTCATTAAACGCCAACTTTGCAAGTATGCCGCAAGAAACGCCGTCAAGATCACTGTCCGTAATAAGTTTGATCATCTCTATATCCTCCTAATTATAAAGGGCAGCTTAAAGCCCTTTTTGAGCAATCGTATATGTATTGGCATCTTCAATCAACCTCTGCACCGCCCTAGTATAAATCAATCCTAACAGCTCTAAACGTCTGACGCACGTCTTCGAAACTTAAGTTCTCCTTATTATGACCTTCTTTTACAATTTATTTTATCATCAATGTAGTGAAGCAACCCTTCTTCATTTGGTTTTTAACTTATTTCCGCTATACTAATGATGAGTATGTATAAAGGAGCTTATTATGAAATCACTGATTCTTGCTGAAAAACCAAGCGTTGCACGAGAAATGGCCCGCGTGCTTGGACTTAAAGATAAACATAAACATTATATTGAAGGACCGAATTACGTTGTTACTTGGGCCCTTGGGCATCTTCTCGAGTTGAAAATGCCAGAGGATTATGATAAAGCTTATCAAACATGGAAGATGGAGGATTTGCCTATTATCCCTAAACACATGGGGATTAAAGTGATTAAACAGACCGCCCATCACTTTAAAGGCATTGAACAACTTGCAAAGCGTGATGATCTAAAAGAACTCATTATCGCAACGGATGCCGGGCGAGAGGGAGAATTAGTTGCCCGTTGGATTATTAAAAGACTTCGTTGGACGAAGCCGCTTAAACGATTGTGGATTTCCTCCCAAACGGATCAAGCCATTCGAGAGGGATTTCGCACGCTCAAACCAGCCGGGAATTACGAGTCGCTTTATGAAAGCGCCGTTTGCCGAGCAGAAGCGGACTGGCTAATCGGTTTAAACGTAACGCGTGCCCTGACGACCAAATACAATGATCCTTTATCGGCAGGACGCGTGCAAACACCAACACTTGCTATGATTGTTGATCGGGAGAAGAAGATATTAGGATTTGTTCCAAAACCCTATTGGTCTCTCAAAGCGCAGATTGGACCTGTTACAGCCGTTTTCGAGCGTGATGGTGAAAAGCGTTTGTTTAATGAAGCGGAAGCGCATGAGCTAGAAGAAAAATTGAAAAACCAATCCGCTCAGCTTACGACTCTAAAATCTCAAATAAAAAAAGAAGCCCAGCCGCTTCCTTATGACCTGACCGACTTACAACGAGATGCCAACATTCGGTTTGGATTTTCAGCAAAGAAAACCTTAAACGTGCTTCAAGGTCTTTATGAACATCATAAAATCGTCACCTACCCGCGCACGGATTCCCGCTACCTGACCGAAGACATGAGAAGCACAATGGGCGACCGGTTAAAAGCCGTTGCCCATGCTTACAAAGAAGAAGCGCAGCCTCTCCTTCGAAATAAAGGCGGCCGCGTTCAAGCAGAGCGGGTCTTTAATAATTCAAGAGTAACGGATCATCATGCCATTATTCCAACAGAA
This region includes:
- a CDS encoding aspartyl-phosphate phosphatase Spo0E family protein, whose protein sequence is MRDEIEKKRQQLILIANKYGLNAELTLKCSRELDRLLDNYQEKTLLSNKNINSATN
- a CDS encoding sporulation protein, which codes for MKDDHTLDYVLESLSNWVDTHHKAKALYEKLMHHSYKNEEDFARALSAEEAHFLSDVLSEEINYAEQAGDKVRLGQLNDMYEQLY
- a CDS encoding MFS transporter, encoding MNPQLLKSKSYKALISAQTVSNLGDWLYILGLMALVGIKWHGSPLEVSLAMLMMSLPSILFGSLAGTLADRMDRKFLMVLSDLTRAAIMVGIVVASQLFEVYLLVALLSLFSTLFEPAKQGKLKEIVAEELLQSAVSTSQLINNGAKIVGPIIGGALIAITSVTWAFYIDACSFLVSALCLTFLPKTERFSQTKETPNETKTSKSSFVHQLAEGFRFLKTTPTLLVGVVMFSLVMFVLQISDSQFIVLFREIHGSSINILGWLMAGSGLGVVLASIYLNKKEITSFIGLLAISSVVLGLGYMGITAGIHMPITMIEILYPIGGVVVGFCFGLSLIPFEVMVQKQTPEQFTGRVFGTIGSLTTLSVILGTSTGGVLSQFFGVHLTYYLAGGLLVLVGLVVYSKRKSLERGNRNAQGEPGTLQETAGRNS
- a CDS encoding TetR family transcriptional regulator, whose protein sequence is MPKVSPEHFKKRRAEILEAAKKVFTKKGFEPTTMQDVVKESGMSRGGVYQYFSSPEEMFIAIREDGFEAFDNYLRELLDTHETVWDALLAYVNNYIYEPESEGISFGLVSYEYSVVSWRNEQHRQVILNQALKATETFKDFLQVGVDRGEFTPLYSLEAIALFIFNVTDGLLLHAVFASESANHLYINEQVASLILYLRTALQIRE
- a CDS encoding SDR family oxidoreductase; translation: MYPTQPYFNKEQKEKTIVHTFPPQHQSQMPGHEHEMNPLPIADNPSYKASGKLKNKIAIITGGDSGIGRAVAITFAKEGAKVAIVYFNEKEDAEATKQMINAYGGQCLLIEKDLREETSAEEAVKETLAQYGAPHILVNNCAVQYPQKSILQITKEQLYKTFETNFFSYFFMAKAVLPHMTAGASIINTASITAYKGNKTLIDYSSTKGAIVSFTRSLSLALAEEDIRVNAVAPGPIWTPLIPASFDADKVSQFGNNTPMKRAGQPFELAPAYVYLASDDSRFMSGQVLHINGGDIVNG
- a CDS encoding histidine phosphatase family protein, which translates into the protein MGRLYLTRHGETVWNREQRLQGRANSHLTERGIRQAEELASRLENKSIDIVISSPSERALKTATLLNVKHQLPIIQDEHFLEMDLGDWEGQLKADIERHDPIRSKHFWQEPHLYKAANGEDFYDLRNRVLPRMKSILQENKDRDILLVTHAVVLKTLMAYFENRPLEKLWEGPFIHSTCLTVIDFDGEESDILLYADTSHYSEPISF
- a CDS encoding alpha/beta hydrolase produces the protein MSPYIKIKDVNIYYEVKGKPLDGQHPTLLLVHGYLSSLFSFRDLIPYLEPHFSILSIDLPGFGKSEKSKHYEHSLDNYAETLLAILTYFNRDHVILVGHSMGGQICFRAARKDPKRVEKVIGLSAAGYMGPVKKQLRMATKIPFFPFFLRLYFQKYNAMKTFLDVTHDPSIITEEMMEGYKKPLREKAFYHSLTRLIQDREGDLTTPEVGEIEQPVLLLWGRQDRIVPLEIGERFKKEMKQAELKVFEETGHLLPEERPKEVAEAIIQFIHE
- a CDS encoding alpha/beta-type small acid-soluble spore protein — protein: MTKSTAFQNKGMDHQSLNSDQLKYEIAKEHHIPLKKGDNGNLTAKQAGTVGGHIGGPMVHELIKRAKQQLSTSNKTD
- a CDS encoding oligoribonuclease — protein: MIKLITDSDLDGVSCGILAKLAFNEAAEVLYTTPRWVDQRVKETLQKIEDSTKLIITDLSVSPEVAKLVNDAVKKGQAVKLIDHHGTALFLNEFSWADVKPEDITGRKTSAASLFYEDLKTNNKLGETEALDTYIDWVRQYDTWEWDERGTYQAKQLNSLYGLIGRELFEAEMVTRLTNETVSFSFSDTEETLLRVEEKKVDRYINSKKRQVVQTTIDNYCVGVVYAEQYQSELGNLLNEAYPHLDLITMVNPGTKGLSFRTIHDAIDVSVLASKYGGGGHPKASGAELTEAAFKTFMQETFSMAPIKPDPERNEFNQKESEFGTCYANRKGDKLFIRKLGVNQWEVLYQGKKWGQTFNQFSDAERAIKREFGVWLRYDDELFYQITSSFPLTLEEVKSRYKEMMALLMQ
- a CDS encoding DNA topoisomerase III, with protein sequence MKSLILAEKPSVAREMARVLGLKDKHKHYIEGPNYVVTWALGHLLELKMPEDYDKAYQTWKMEDLPIIPKHMGIKVIKQTAHHFKGIEQLAKRDDLKELIIATDAGREGELVARWIIKRLRWTKPLKRLWISSQTDQAIREGFRTLKPAGNYESLYESAVCRAEADWLIGLNVTRALTTKYNDPLSAGRVQTPTLAMIVDREKKILGFVPKPYWSLKAQIGPVTAVFERDGEKRLFNEAEAHELEEKLKNQSAQLTTLKSQIKKEAQPLPYDLTDLQRDANIRFGFSAKKTLNVLQGLYEHHKIVTYPRTDSRYLTEDMRSTMGDRLKAVAHAYKEEAQPLLRNKGGRVQAERVFNNSRVTDHHAIIPTEEPAFLRDLTSDEAKLYELIVRRFLALFMSPYQYKSYQAVFTCQSETFTASETETVDLGYRRVTHPQESVKQAGFSELKEGKTYTIQNLSLSSHTTEPPSRLSEADLLKRMEKYGLGTPATRAEIIERLIQNQSIDRRNGRLFPTPKGKQLIDLVNEDLKSPKLTAKWERELESIARGKGNRADFMANILEQTKKLINEVKNSDQHYRAHNLTGSKCPECGELMKEVKGKDGRILVCSNQECRYRRRKDPKLSNRRCPTCHKKMEIHNGKAGTYFQCRTCNIVEKATDKKKNVSKHEARKLLKKYSPDDGGLGNPLADALKAAMETKDE